From one Streptomyces sp. ICC1 genomic stretch:
- a CDS encoding TerD family protein — protein MQEIPKGANVSLTALSEDAGAVVVSLSWTSASGAGDADVSVVLLDGNDKIRDENDFYFYNNPAAADGSVQLLGKTPNENGDEDRISVDLTAVPEGIARIVVAASRYGGARFGDLDDLRMTITDRSGEPLVGYSIEDAGVETAFIFGELYRRGEEWKFRAVGQGYETGLAGLATDFGIPVLEESEGAEEAEAEGAEQAAEGEPAGTGEPAAPERAADTADTSAAADAPGAGAVPEPAPAPASSTSSASSPGSPADPAVAVPAQTRGPRTTRKKVTLPKVAKKSLAENESWSQARLFPVPSLKSDKEREVRATSVLLSVMAQVPEFGRRLTAGFGAPAGRMQTFTEVSLPHGDTPRRPDGVIRVERAGKLWTALVETKTNGNLLKAEQIQQYMDIAARRGYEAVVTLSNDVALEGRAMVEVKVDGRRKHKVSLWHLSWAEVAHQAQMLIRHEGVGNAAHAWLLQELLEYLQHEQSGCHGFQNMGAAWVPVRKGIEDETLGHGDARAVEVVESWERLIRQVCLRLGGELGQKALPVQRARRGSDPQARRVAAAQALCEGGKLSAELRVDGTSSVIAVHADLRTSKVRTSVDVPAPEGAYPLAMAKRLVRLLAEAPADLHVESLVEAGSGPRGTLERLRPEPGDLLPADGAAVVGFRLSLLKGMGSTRGNTESGFIRSVDEAVDRFYRGVVAHLGPVEGRTGRRG, from the coding sequence ATGCAGGAAATCCCAAAGGGCGCGAACGTCAGCCTGACCGCCCTCAGCGAGGACGCCGGCGCGGTCGTCGTCAGCCTGAGCTGGACCAGCGCATCGGGGGCCGGGGACGCCGACGTCTCCGTGGTGCTGCTGGACGGGAACGACAAGATCCGCGACGAGAACGACTTCTACTTCTACAACAACCCGGCGGCAGCCGACGGAAGCGTGCAGCTGCTGGGCAAGACGCCGAACGAGAACGGCGACGAGGACCGCATCAGCGTGGACCTGACCGCGGTCCCCGAGGGGATCGCCAGGATCGTGGTGGCGGCCAGCCGGTACGGCGGCGCCCGCTTCGGAGACCTCGACGACCTGCGGATGACGATCACCGACCGCTCGGGCGAGCCCCTGGTCGGCTACTCCATCGAGGACGCGGGCGTGGAGACGGCGTTCATCTTCGGCGAGCTGTACCGGCGGGGTGAGGAGTGGAAGTTCCGCGCGGTCGGCCAGGGCTACGAAACCGGCCTCGCGGGCCTGGCGACGGACTTCGGCATTCCGGTGCTGGAGGAGTCGGAGGGCGCCGAGGAGGCGGAGGCCGAGGGGGCGGAGCAGGCCGCCGAAGGGGAGCCGGCGGGCACGGGGGAACCCGCGGCGCCGGAACGGGCCGCCGACACGGCGGACACCTCGGCCGCGGCCGACGCGCCCGGAGCCGGCGCGGTCCCCGAGCCCGCGCCCGCCCCTGCCTCCTCGACATCCTCGGCCTCCTCCCCCGGCTCCCCGGCGGACCCGGCGGTCGCCGTACCGGCCCAGACCCGTGGCCCCCGTACCACCAGGAAAAAAGTCACCCTGCCCAAGGTGGCCAAGAAGTCCCTCGCCGAGAACGAGTCCTGGAGCCAGGCTCGGCTGTTCCCAGTCCCCTCGCTCAAGAGCGACAAGGAGCGCGAGGTCCGCGCCACTTCGGTGCTGCTGTCGGTCATGGCGCAGGTACCGGAGTTCGGCCGCCGCCTCACCGCCGGGTTCGGCGCGCCCGCCGGCCGCATGCAGACCTTCACGGAGGTCTCGCTCCCCCACGGGGACACTCCGCGGCGCCCGGACGGGGTGATCCGGGTGGAGCGCGCGGGCAAGCTGTGGACGGCGCTCGTGGAGACGAAGACCAACGGCAACCTGCTCAAGGCCGAACAGATCCAGCAGTACATGGACATCGCCGCGCGCCGCGGCTACGAAGCCGTGGTCACCCTCTCCAACGACGTGGCCCTCGAGGGCCGCGCCATGGTCGAGGTGAAGGTCGACGGCCGGCGCAAGCACAAGGTCAGCCTCTGGCACCTGTCCTGGGCCGAAGTGGCGCACCAGGCGCAGATGCTGATCCGCCACGAGGGGGTGGGCAACGCCGCGCACGCCTGGCTCCTGCAGGAACTCCTGGAGTACCTCCAGCACGAGCAGTCGGGCTGCCACGGCTTCCAGAACATGGGTGCCGCCTGGGTGCCCGTCCGCAAGGGCATCGAGGACGAGACCCTCGGCCACGGGGACGCGCGGGCCGTGGAGGTCGTGGAGAGCTGGGAGCGGCTCATCCGCCAGGTATGCCTGCGCCTCGGCGGGGAGCTCGGCCAGAAGGCGCTTCCGGTGCAGCGGGCCCGGCGGGGCAGTGATCCGCAGGCCCGGCGGGTCGCGGCGGCGCAGGCGCTGTGCGAGGGCGGAAAGCTCTCCGCGGAGTTGCGCGTCGACGGGACCAGCAGTGTCATCGCCGTCCACGCCGATCTGAGGACCTCCAAGGTCCGCACGTCCGTCGACGTGCCGGCGCCCGAGGGCGCGTACCCGCTGGCCATGGCGAAGCGGCTGGTGCGGCTGCTGGCCGAGGCGCCGGCGGACCTCCACGTGGAGAGCCTCGTAGAAGCGGGCAGCGGGCCGCGCGGCACGCTCGAGCGGCTGCGCCCGGAGCCGGGCGACCTGCTGCCTGCCGACGGCGCCGCGGTCGTGGGTTTCCGGCTGTCCCTGCTCAAGGGCATGGGCAGCACTCGCGGCAACACGGAGTCCGGGTTCATCCGCAGTGTGGACGAGGCCGTCGACCGCTTCTACCGGGGTGTGGTGGCCCATCTGGGTCCGGTCGAGGGTCGTACGGGCCGCCGCGGCTGA
- a CDS encoding iron ABC transporter substrate-binding protein, which translates to MRRPLVRRLTALFAAALLLPAVAACGVDEDDAGLVIYSGRNEKLVKPLLDELEKAVGTTVAVRYGESAELAAQIQEEGGKTKAGLFFSQDAGALGALSTKGLLEKLPQASLDKVDPGFRGGAGDWVGTSGRVRVLAYHPGQVSKVPDTVHDLVKPEWKGKVGYVPTNASFQAFVTGMRVLEGDDATRTWLKGLKANEPKVYDNNLKVLEAVGKGEVSLGLVNHYYWYEQVAEKGEAKVKAKIHFLAGGDAGGLVNTAGVAIVKGSDQAPVAQKAVDFLLSEKAQKYFAEDTKEYPLASGVTSTVKGLPPLASLDAPKIDLGKLESLQETLKMLQEAGMV; encoded by the coding sequence ATGCGACGCCCCTTGGTCCGACGCCTGACCGCGCTCTTCGCGGCGGCACTCCTTCTCCCCGCCGTCGCAGCCTGCGGCGTAGACGAGGACGACGCGGGCCTCGTCATCTACTCGGGCCGCAACGAGAAGCTGGTCAAGCCGCTCCTCGACGAGCTGGAGAAGGCCGTCGGCACCACGGTCGCCGTCCGCTACGGCGAGAGCGCCGAACTCGCCGCCCAGATCCAGGAAGAGGGCGGCAAGACCAAGGCCGGGCTGTTCTTCTCCCAGGACGCCGGCGCCCTCGGGGCCCTGTCCACCAAGGGCCTGCTGGAGAAGCTTCCGCAGGCCTCCCTCGACAAGGTGGACCCCGGCTTCCGCGGTGGCGCGGGCGACTGGGTGGGCACTTCAGGGCGGGTCCGCGTCCTCGCGTACCACCCCGGACAGGTCTCCAAGGTGCCGGACACCGTCCACGATCTGGTCAAGCCGGAGTGGAAGGGGAAGGTCGGCTACGTCCCGACGAACGCCTCCTTCCAGGCCTTCGTCACCGGCATGCGCGTCCTGGAGGGCGACGACGCCACCCGCACCTGGCTGAAGGGCCTCAAGGCCAACGAGCCGAAGGTGTACGACAACAACCTCAAGGTGCTGGAAGCGGTCGGCAAGGGCGAGGTCTCGCTCGGACTGGTCAACCACTACTACTGGTACGAGCAGGTCGCCGAGAAGGGCGAGGCCAAGGTCAAGGCGAAGATCCACTTCCTCGCCGGTGGTGACGCGGGCGGTCTCGTCAACACCGCCGGTGTCGCCATCGTCAAGGGAAGCGACCAGGCCCCGGTCGCCCAGAAGGCCGTCGACTTCCTGCTCTCGGAGAAGGCGCAGAAGTACTTCGCCGAGGACACCAAGGAGTACCCGCTCGCCTCGGGCGTGACCAGCACGGTCAAGGGCCTTCCGCCGCTGGCCTCCCTGGACGCACCGAAGATCGACCTCGGGAAGCTGGAATCGCTTCAGGAGACCCTGAAGATGCTCCAGGAAGCCGGGATGGTCTGA
- a CDS encoding IS200/IS605 family element transposase accessory protein TnpB — MSEPEKKQLRTIAPPFVALGPCGVAIRDRLKHLTPEDEKALRLVGEHLGRLASRDLAARCADGNDHSTDTWAARKQGLTASSSSRWAGSITKATHDQWALSRRCQLARIQGLEAGVRALMHRLSLPIGEKGTKKAAGGYRSKGEWFHKTRRLYVLEHRLDVARAKREAGTVRVVRGGRRLLNTRHNLAVAQITEAQWRERWESERWFIAADGESGKRFGNETIRVTPDGEVSIKLPAPLKDLANAKHGRYVLASRIAFAHRGQKWTDRIEANRAVAYRIHLDVTRGRWYLTASWQRPIVRSVPLETARANGMVGVDTNADHFAAYQLDRHGNPVGDPKRFFYDLSGTADHRDAQIRHAVTQVLHWAKACGVAAIAIEDLDFTAEKTREKHGRKKRFRQLISGIPTGKLKARLISMAAEMDMSIVAVDPAYTSMWGDQHWRKPLTTPRRKMSRHDAAGIAIGRRALGHPIRRRTAPPHDDQSDRRGHRTVQAGPGDQGREEARPPVTERAHDARTRTGTQRTRETSAPKTVRDARSDQEWVQDSLLLTE, encoded by the coding sequence ATGAGTGAGCCGGAGAAGAAGCAGCTCCGCACCATCGCCCCGCCGTTCGTCGCCCTCGGACCGTGCGGTGTCGCGATACGCGACCGGCTCAAGCACCTCACACCAGAGGACGAGAAGGCGTTGCGCCTGGTCGGCGAACACCTTGGACGCCTCGCGTCCCGTGATCTGGCGGCCCGCTGCGCAGACGGCAACGACCACTCCACCGACACGTGGGCGGCCCGCAAGCAGGGCCTTACCGCTTCCTCGTCATCGCGGTGGGCCGGGTCGATCACGAAGGCCACCCATGATCAGTGGGCGTTGTCGCGCCGCTGCCAGCTCGCGCGCATCCAGGGGCTTGAGGCCGGTGTCCGGGCGCTGATGCACCGGCTGTCCCTCCCGATCGGGGAGAAGGGCACCAAGAAGGCGGCGGGCGGCTACCGCTCGAAGGGCGAGTGGTTCCACAAGACTCGGCGTCTGTATGTACTGGAGCACCGCCTCGATGTCGCCCGTGCCAAGCGTGAAGCCGGGACCGTGCGCGTGGTGCGCGGCGGCCGGCGCCTGCTGAACACCCGGCACAACCTGGCCGTCGCGCAGATCACCGAGGCCCAGTGGCGGGAACGGTGGGAGTCCGAGCGCTGGTTTATCGCAGCTGACGGGGAGTCGGGGAAGCGTTTCGGGAACGAGACGATCCGCGTCACCCCGGACGGTGAGGTCAGCATCAAGCTCCCGGCCCCGCTCAAGGATCTGGCCAACGCCAAGCACGGCCGGTACGTCCTCGCCTCCCGGATCGCGTTCGCGCACCGGGGCCAGAAGTGGACCGACCGCATCGAGGCGAACCGGGCTGTCGCCTACCGCATCCACCTGGACGTGACCCGTGGGCGCTGGTACTTGACCGCATCGTGGCAGCGCCCCATCGTGCGGAGCGTCCCGCTGGAGACCGCACGGGCAAACGGCATGGTCGGCGTGGACACGAACGCCGACCACTTCGCTGCCTACCAGCTCGACCGGCACGGCAACCCGGTCGGCGACCCCAAGCGGTTCTTCTACGACCTGTCCGGCACCGCTGATCATCGTGACGCGCAGATCCGCCACGCCGTCACCCAAGTCCTGCACTGGGCCAAGGCATGCGGCGTGGCCGCTATCGCGATCGAAGACCTGGACTTCACCGCCGAGAAGACCCGAGAGAAGCACGGACGCAAGAAGCGGTTCCGGCAGCTCATCTCCGGGATCCCCACCGGCAAACTCAAAGCCCGGCTGATCTCGATGGCAGCCGAGATGGACATGTCCATCGTGGCCGTGGACCCCGCCTACACCTCCATGTGGGGCGACCAGCACTGGCGCAAGCCGCTGACCACGCCGCGCCGAAAGATGTCCCGTCACGATGCCGCTGGCATCGCGATCGGGCGACGCGCCCTCGGGCACCCGATCCGGCGACGGACGGCACCGCCCCACGACGACCAGAGCGATCGTCGTGGGCATCGGACCGTCCAGGCCGGACCAGGTGACCAGGGGCGCGAGGAAGCCCGCCCACCCGTCACGGAACGTGCACACGATGCGCGAACCCGGACGGGGACACAGCGAACGCGGGAGACCAGCGCACCCAAAACCGTTCGGGATGCGCGCAGCGACCAGGAATGGGTCCAAGACTCACTCCTGCTCACTGAGTAG
- a CDS encoding IS607 family transposase — protein sequence MNLKEWAIANGVHPHTAYRWFREGTLPVPAERVGPRTILVNIEANSSPPVAVGGVGLYARVSSHDQKADLERQVARLAGWAVKHGQQVARIESEVASGMNGARTKARRLLADPKVTTVVVEHKDRLGRMNVELIEAALSASGRRLVVLDDGEVEDDLVRDMIEVLTSFCARLYGRRSAKNRARKALEAAAADE from the coding sequence GTGAACCTCAAGGAGTGGGCGATAGCGAACGGTGTGCATCCGCATACCGCGTATCGCTGGTTCCGTGAGGGCACGTTGCCGGTCCCTGCCGAGCGGGTCGGGCCGCGCACGATCCTGGTGAACATCGAGGCAAACTCGTCACCGCCCGTAGCTGTGGGTGGTGTCGGGCTGTACGCCCGTGTCTCCTCGCATGACCAGAAGGCGGATCTGGAACGCCAGGTCGCCCGTCTGGCCGGCTGGGCTGTGAAGCACGGTCAGCAGGTGGCCCGTATCGAGTCTGAGGTCGCTTCGGGTATGAACGGGGCCCGGACGAAGGCCCGGAGGTTGTTGGCCGATCCGAAGGTCACCACGGTGGTGGTCGAGCACAAGGACCGGCTCGGCCGTATGAACGTCGAGCTGATCGAAGCCGCCTTGTCCGCGTCGGGCCGGCGTCTGGTCGTCCTCGATGACGGCGAGGTAGAAGACGACCTGGTGCGCGACATGATCGAGGTGCTGACCTCGTTCTGCGCCCGCCTGTACGGACGACGCTCCGCGAAGAACCGTGCCCGCAAGGCGCTGGAAGCGGCTGCCGCCGATGAGTGA
- the npdG gene encoding NADPH-dependent F420 reductase — protein MTSTDSTQQPSAPAPAKAPAKDPWDLPDVSGLVVGVLGGTGDQGRGLAYRLARAGQKVIIGSRAADRARTAAEELGLGVEGADNAECARRSDIVIIAVPWEGHAKTLESLREDLAGKLVVDCVNPLGFDKQGAYALQVEEGSAAQQAAALLPDSRVTAAFHHLSAVLLQDESIEEIDTDVMVLGEARADTDVVQALAARIPGMRGVFAGRLRNAHQVESLVANLISTNRRYKAHAGLRVTDL, from the coding sequence ATGACCTCCACAGACAGTACGCAGCAGCCCTCGGCTCCGGCCCCCGCGAAGGCCCCCGCCAAGGACCCCTGGGACCTCCCCGACGTCTCCGGCCTCGTCGTCGGCGTCCTCGGCGGCACCGGCGACCAGGGTCGGGGCCTCGCCTACCGGCTCGCCCGGGCCGGCCAGAAGGTGATCATCGGCTCCCGCGCCGCCGACCGCGCGCGGACCGCGGCCGAGGAACTGGGCCTCGGGGTGGAGGGCGCGGACAACGCCGAGTGCGCCCGCCGCAGCGACATCGTGATCATCGCGGTGCCGTGGGAGGGCCACGCCAAGACCCTGGAATCGCTGCGCGAGGACCTCGCGGGCAAGCTCGTGGTCGACTGCGTCAACCCGCTCGGCTTCGACAAGCAGGGCGCCTACGCCCTCCAGGTCGAAGAGGGCAGCGCGGCCCAGCAGGCCGCCGCCCTCCTCCCGGACTCCCGCGTCACGGCCGCCTTCCACCACCTCTCGGCCGTCCTGCTCCAGGACGAGTCGATCGAGGAGATCGACACCGACGTGATGGTCCTCGGCGAAGCCCGCGCGGACACGGACGTGGTCCAGGCCCTGGCCGCCCGCATCCCGGGCATGCGCGGCGTCTTCGCCGGCCGCCTGCGCAACGCCCACCAGGTCGAATCCCTGGTGGCCAACCTCATCTCCACGAACCGCCGCTACAAGGCCCACGCGGGCCTCCGAGTAACGGACCTCTGA
- a CDS encoding ABC transporter ATP-binding protein has product MTDLQIAGLAKAYGPGAAPVLDGLDLTVPGGALTAVLGPSGCGKTTLLRIIAGFLRADAGTVTLDGRALSGPGVHLPPERRRIGIVPQEGALFPHLSVARNVAFGLTGLDRSTRHRRTEEMLELVGLAGYGDRMPHELSGGQQQRIALARALAPQPALVLLDEPFNALDAALRTGVRADVRAALRATGATALLVTHDQQEALSTADLVAVVRDGRVAQCATPHEVYSRPADPWVAAFVGDAVLVTGTADQDVAATALGRIPLTDRPRGVRDGVVLLRPEQLRLTDPDGAEARGTVTDVRFYGHDAMVTVAVDGIDQPIDVRVPTPAAARPGERTGIEVVGKATLHSAAV; this is encoded by the coding sequence ATGACCGACCTGCAGATCGCCGGACTGGCCAAGGCGTACGGCCCCGGTGCGGCGCCGGTCCTCGACGGCCTCGACCTCACGGTCCCCGGCGGCGCGCTGACCGCCGTCCTCGGTCCCTCGGGCTGCGGCAAGACCACGCTGCTGCGCATCATCGCGGGCTTCCTGCGCGCCGACGCGGGCACCGTCACCCTCGACGGACGCGCGCTCAGCGGCCCCGGGGTCCACCTTCCGCCCGAACGCCGCCGCATCGGCATCGTGCCCCAGGAGGGCGCGCTCTTCCCGCACTTGAGCGTGGCCCGCAACGTCGCCTTCGGCCTGACCGGCCTCGACCGGTCCACCCGGCACCGGCGCACGGAAGAGATGCTCGAACTCGTCGGACTGGCCGGCTACGGCGACCGCATGCCGCACGAGCTGTCCGGCGGCCAGCAGCAGCGCATCGCCCTGGCCCGGGCCCTGGCACCGCAGCCCGCCCTGGTCCTCCTCGACGAGCCGTTCAACGCCCTCGATGCCGCCCTGCGCACCGGCGTACGGGCCGACGTGCGCGCAGCCCTGCGCGCCACCGGAGCCACCGCCCTGCTCGTCACCCACGACCAGCAGGAAGCCCTCTCCACGGCCGACCTCGTCGCAGTCGTCCGGGACGGCCGGGTCGCCCAGTGCGCCACACCGCACGAGGTGTACAGCCGTCCCGCGGACCCTTGGGTGGCCGCCTTCGTCGGTGACGCGGTCCTCGTCACCGGCACCGCGGACCAAGACGTGGCGGCCACCGCGCTCGGCCGTATCCCGCTGACGGATCGGCCCCGCGGGGTCCGCGACGGCGTGGTGCTGCTCCGGCCCGAGCAGCTCCGGCTGACCGACCCGGATGGGGCCGAAGCCCGTGGCACGGTGACTGACGTCCGCTTCTACGGCCACGACGCCATGGTCACGGTTGCGGTGGACGGCATTGACCAGCCCATCGACGTCCGAGTCCCCACCCCAGCCGCCGCACGCCCAGGCGAGCGCACAGGGATCGAGGTAGTGGGAAAGGCGACTCTGCACTCCGCCGCCGTGTGA
- a CDS encoding iron ABC transporter permease, whose protein sequence is MPSTDPVTPTDPATAHRPDGATAPTGRWRAGRRPPSILLVPAAVAAVFALLPLGYLAVRSLERGPAFAWDVVSDERTAQLLGRSLGLAVVVVSACLVLGVSLAWLTVRTDLPGGRAWSVLVTLPLAVPSYVAAFAWLSAFPELAGFTGSALALTLVSFPYVYLPVTAALRGTDPAPEEVARSLGHGPLKTFLRVTLPQLRPAAAGGAVLVALYVFSDFGAVSLMRYDTFTRGIYTSYRASFDRTPAAALSIVLVVMTIALVAAEARTRGRAGHARTGGGTARPAVPAVLGRWRAPALAWCAAVTGVAVLTPLATLGYWLAVGNSATWDPATLLDTAATTLGVAAAGAALTTLLALPVGVIAARYRGRTARLLEQSAYAGHALPGITVALSLVFFAVRYAEPIYQELPLLVCAYAVLFLPVAVAGTRAAVLQSPPVLEDVARSLGRSPLRVLREVTVPLAAPGVAAGAALTFVVCMKELPATLLLRPTGMDTLATRLWTETGTGSFAAAAPYAAALILLAAIPSYLLGRHRT, encoded by the coding sequence ATGCCCTCCACGGATCCCGTCACGCCGACGGATCCCGCCACTGCCCACCGCCCGGACGGCGCCACCGCGCCGACCGGGCGGTGGCGTGCCGGCCGCCGGCCACCCTCCATCCTGCTCGTCCCCGCGGCCGTCGCCGCTGTGTTCGCCCTGCTGCCCCTCGGCTACCTCGCCGTCCGCTCCCTGGAGCGCGGCCCGGCCTTCGCCTGGGACGTCGTCTCCGACGAGCGCACCGCCCAACTGCTAGGCCGCAGCCTCGGACTGGCCGTCGTGGTCGTCTCGGCCTGCCTGGTCCTGGGCGTCTCCCTGGCCTGGCTCACCGTACGGACCGACCTGCCCGGCGGCCGGGCCTGGTCGGTGCTGGTGACCCTGCCGCTGGCCGTGCCCAGCTACGTCGCCGCCTTCGCCTGGCTGTCCGCCTTCCCGGAGCTGGCCGGCTTCACCGGGTCGGCCCTCGCGCTGACGCTGGTGAGCTTCCCGTACGTCTACCTGCCCGTCACCGCCGCACTGCGCGGCACCGACCCGGCGCCGGAGGAGGTCGCCCGCTCGCTGGGCCACGGGCCGCTGAAGACCTTCCTGCGGGTCACGCTGCCGCAGCTGCGGCCCGCGGCCGCCGGCGGAGCGGTACTCGTCGCGCTGTACGTGTTCTCCGACTTCGGCGCCGTATCGCTGATGCGGTACGACACCTTCACCCGCGGCATCTACACCTCCTACCGGGCCAGCTTCGACCGCACTCCCGCCGCCGCCCTCAGCATCGTCCTCGTCGTGATGACCATCGCCCTGGTCGCCGCCGAAGCACGGACCCGGGGCCGGGCCGGCCACGCGCGAACGGGCGGCGGCACCGCCCGCCCCGCCGTTCCCGCGGTCCTCGGCCGCTGGCGGGCCCCCGCGCTGGCCTGGTGCGCGGCCGTCACCGGCGTCGCCGTCCTCACCCCGCTGGCGACCCTCGGGTACTGGCTGGCCGTCGGCAACTCCGCGACCTGGGACCCGGCCACGCTCCTCGACACCGCCGCCACCACCCTCGGCGTCGCCGCCGCGGGAGCCGCGCTCACCACCCTGCTCGCCCTGCCGGTCGGAGTGATCGCCGCGCGCTACCGCGGCCGGACCGCCCGGCTGCTGGAGCAGTCGGCCTACGCCGGCCACGCGCTCCCCGGCATCACCGTCGCCCTGTCCCTGGTCTTCTTCGCGGTCCGCTACGCCGAACCGATCTACCAGGAACTCCCGCTGCTGGTCTGCGCGTACGCCGTGCTCTTCCTGCCCGTCGCCGTCGCGGGGACCCGCGCGGCCGTGCTCCAGTCCCCGCCCGTCCTGGAGGACGTGGCCCGCTCGCTGGGCCGCTCCCCGCTGCGCGTGCTGCGCGAGGTGACCGTGCCGCTGGCCGCCCCCGGGGTCGCCGCCGGAGCCGCGCTCACCTTCGTCGTGTGCATGAAGGAACTCCCCGCCACCCTCCTGCTGCGCCCCACGGGAATGGACACCCTGGCCACCCGCCTGTGGACGGAGACCGGCACCGGATCCTTCGCCGCCGCCGCGCCCTACGCCGCCGCGCTGATCCTGCTGGCCGCCATCCCGTCTTATCTCCTCGGAAGGCACCGCACATGA